A single region of the Thioalkalivibrio nitratireducens DSM 14787 genome encodes:
- the hprK gene encoding HPr(Ser) kinase/phosphatase: protein MMPDKLTLADLVATLGPRMGLTYVHGQKVAADRILPGTTDSDLPLAGHLNLIRPNRIQVIGDREAAYIESLGPTEHEKLIHDLAATGTAAVIFAEGTCPFEQLPAHCPHPLPVILCTSSSSHEVIALLRYFLQQRLAHTAVRHGVFMEILGAGVLISGDSSVGKSEVALELVSRGHRLIADDAPEFARIAPDIIRGTCPPLLRDLLEVRGLGVLNIRAMYGDSAIKRGKYLRLIIDLRDRDRPPPVPDDRLTGCRGEIEILGLRIPLVSLPVAPGRNIAVMIEAAVRAHLLHLQGYVAGDDLRTRQRLQMQSARSEQAP, encoded by the coding sequence ATGATGCCTGACAAGCTCACCCTGGCCGACCTGGTCGCGACCCTCGGGCCACGGATGGGGCTGACCTACGTGCACGGGCAGAAGGTCGCGGCAGATCGCATCCTGCCCGGCACGACCGACAGCGACCTGCCGCTGGCTGGCCACCTGAACCTGATCCGGCCCAACCGGATCCAGGTGATCGGCGACCGCGAGGCCGCCTACATCGAGAGCCTCGGGCCCACCGAGCACGAGAAGCTGATCCATGACCTCGCGGCCACCGGCACCGCCGCGGTCATCTTCGCCGAGGGAACCTGTCCGTTCGAACAACTGCCCGCGCACTGTCCGCACCCGCTGCCAGTGATCCTGTGCACGAGTTCAAGCAGTCACGAGGTGATTGCGCTGCTGCGTTACTTCCTGCAACAGCGCCTGGCCCACACCGCGGTGCGCCACGGCGTGTTCATGGAGATCCTGGGAGCCGGGGTGCTGATCTCCGGGGATTCCAGCGTAGGCAAGAGCGAGGTCGCGCTGGAACTGGTCAGCCGCGGGCACCGCCTGATCGCCGACGATGCGCCTGAGTTCGCCCGCATCGCCCCCGACATCATCCGGGGCACCTGCCCTCCCCTGTTGCGGGATCTGCTCGAGGTCCGCGGGCTGGGAGTGCTGAACATCCGCGCGATGTACGGCGACTCGGCGATCAAGCGCGGCAAGTACCTGCGCCTGATCATCGACCTGCGCGATCGTGACCGCCCCCCGCCGGTGCCCGACGACCGCCTGACTGGCTGCCGCGGCGAGATCGAGATCCTGGGCCTGCGGATTCCGCTGGTCAGCCTCCCGGTCGCGCCCGGGCGCAACATCGCGGTGATGATCGAGGCCGCGGTACGCGCTCACCTGTTGCACCTGCAAGGCTACGTCGCGGGCGACGACCTGCGCACCCGGCAGCGGCTGCAGATGCAGAGCGCGCGATCGGAGCAGGCGCCATGA
- the rapZ gene encoding RNase adapter RapZ, translating into MRLLLVSGLSGSGKTVALNTLEDAGFFCVDNLPLALLDALIQELRDSTHRNEGCIAVGVDVRSGLHALGALAATLARLRANDVQVEVVFLQSSDEVLLRRYHHTRRRHPLARKGLPLVEAIAMERNWLGHIAALADVTIDSSRMSMHDLARTVRNRLAAKRQKRLSLLFQSFGFKNGSPVDSDFVFDVRCLPNPYYEPGLREYTGLEAPVAGFLQTHAEVAAMFDSIHSHLQQWLPHFLEDHRNYLTVSIGCTGGRHRSVYLVDRLAKAWQSADNVTVSTRHRELDTPLTDAE; encoded by the coding sequence ATGCGCCTGTTGCTCGTCAGTGGACTCTCGGGCTCCGGCAAGACCGTCGCGCTGAACACGCTCGAGGACGCTGGCTTCTTCTGCGTCGACAACCTGCCCCTGGCATTGCTGGACGCATTGATCCAGGAGCTGCGTGACAGCACCCACCGCAACGAAGGCTGCATTGCCGTGGGCGTGGACGTGCGCAGCGGGCTACACGCCCTGGGCGCTCTGGCCGCGACCCTCGCCCGCTTGCGCGCCAACGACGTGCAGGTCGAGGTCGTTTTCCTGCAGTCCTCGGACGAGGTGCTGCTGCGCCGCTATCATCATACCCGCCGGCGGCACCCGCTGGCACGCAAGGGCCTGCCGCTGGTCGAGGCGATCGCGATGGAGCGGAACTGGCTGGGGCACATCGCGGCCCTGGCGGACGTAACGATCGACAGCAGCCGGATGTCCATGCACGACCTCGCCCGGACCGTGCGCAACCGGCTCGCTGCCAAGCGCCAGAAGCGGCTGTCGCTGCTGTTTCAGTCCTTCGGCTTCAAGAACGGATCGCCGGTGGATTCCGATTTCGTGTTCGACGTGCGCTGCCTGCCGAATCCCTACTACGAGCCGGGCCTGCGCGAGTACACCGGGCTCGAGGCTCCGGTGGCCGGGTTTCTGCAGACGCACGCGGAGGTCGCCGCGATGTTCGACAGCATCCACTCGCACCTGCAGCAATGGCTTCCACATTTCCTGGAAGATCACCGAAACTACCTGACGGTGTCGATCGGGTGTACCGGCGGCCGGCATCGGTCGGTCTATCTGGTCGACCGACTGGCCAAGGCGTGGCAAAGCGCCGACAATGTCACGGTGAGTACCCGCCACCGGGAACTCGATACCCCCCTCACGGACGCGGAGTAA
- a CDS encoding PTS sugar transporter subunit IIA — translation MAVGLMLITHQHLGDTLLQTARSMLGELPRACEALAMSQNDDPDTIEERARARLRSLDHGDGVLILTDMFGSTPANIAGRLAREPKRRVIAGVNLPMLVRVLNYRSLPLTELVNKAISGGHDGILLCDQECSDAAARGSHR, via the coding sequence ATGGCCGTCGGCCTGATGTTGATCACGCACCAGCACCTCGGAGACACCCTGCTGCAGACGGCACGCAGCATGCTCGGAGAGTTGCCCCGGGCCTGCGAGGCGCTCGCGATGTCCCAGAACGACGACCCGGACACGATCGAGGAACGCGCCCGTGCGCGCCTGCGCAGCCTCGATCACGGCGACGGAGTGCTGATCCTGACCGACATGTTCGGCTCGACCCCCGCGAACATCGCCGGCCGGCTCGCCCGCGAACCCAAGCGGCGGGTGATCGCGGGCGTGAACCTGCCGATGCTGGTGCGGGTACTCAACTACCGCAGCCTGCCGCTGACCGAGCTGGTGAACAAGGCGATCAGCGGAGGCCACGACGGCATCCTACTCTGCGACCAGGAATGCTCCGATGCCGCAGCGCGCGGTTCCCATCGTTAA
- a CDS encoding HPr family phosphocarrier protein — protein MPQRAVPIVNRLGMHARAAAKFVGLASRYDADVFVSRNGREVNGKSIMGVMMLAAAQGSEIEIRTGGASDAEEALDALSELVANRFGEES, from the coding sequence ATGCCGCAGCGCGCGGTTCCCATCGTTAACCGTCTGGGCATGCACGCGCGCGCCGCGGCGAAGTTCGTTGGCCTCGCCAGCCGCTACGACGCCGACGTGTTCGTGTCCCGCAATGGCCGCGAGGTGAATGGCAAGAGCATCATGGGAGTGATGATGCTGGCGGCCGCGCAGGGCAGCGAGATCGAAATCCGCACCGGCGGCGCGTCCGACGCAGAGGAAGCCCTGGATGCGCTCAGCGAACTCGTCGCCAACCGTTTCGGCGAGGAGAGCTAG
- a CDS encoding AEC family transporter, producing the protein MLGVMTQMGALIACGVAWGRLRPGGLRADETRRVLTTLVYYLLLPALVLKVLWTAPLGLVSLKIAAVAGLTVIAALALTALACRLCAPGRATLGAMMLAAAWPNAVYLGLPILDRLFGDAGRAVAIQYDLFGALPLLLTVGVLIARHFGTHDEPVTGPLRGLFAVPSIWAAFVAVVFNVGGVPMPGWLDGWLGFLGHAVTPLMLFSLGLALMFDRFRARAGRALAVVAVVQLLAAPLVALGLALALGLQGVPGIGTVLEAAMPAMVLGIVFCDRFGLDTGLYAAAVTLTTALSLVTLPLWYALLQLLPALQ; encoded by the coding sequence ATGCTCGGCGTGATGACGCAGATGGGGGCGCTGATCGCCTGTGGGGTTGCCTGGGGCCGCCTGCGGCCGGGAGGCCTCCGGGCGGACGAGACCCGGCGTGTTCTCACCACGCTGGTCTACTACCTGCTGCTTCCCGCGCTGGTTCTGAAGGTGCTCTGGACCGCGCCACTCGGACTCGTTTCACTGAAGATTGCCGCAGTCGCGGGCCTGACGGTGATCGCCGCGCTCGCGCTGACCGCACTCGCCTGCCGGCTCTGTGCCCCGGGCCGGGCGACGCTCGGTGCGATGATGCTCGCGGCCGCTTGGCCGAATGCCGTCTATCTCGGCCTGCCGATCCTGGACCGCCTGTTCGGCGATGCCGGCAGGGCGGTTGCGATCCAGTACGACCTGTTCGGTGCACTGCCCCTGCTGCTGACCGTCGGTGTGCTGATCGCGCGCCACTTCGGAACCCATGACGAACCGGTGACCGGTCCGCTCCGCGGGCTATTTGCTGTGCCCTCGATCTGGGCCGCGTTCGTGGCGGTGGTGTTCAACGTCGGCGGGGTTCCGATGCCCGGATGGCTCGATGGCTGGCTCGGTTTCCTCGGCCATGCGGTGACCCCCCTGATGCTGTTCTCGCTCGGGCTAGCGCTGATGTTCGATCGTTTTCGGGCGCGCGCTGGTCGGGCGCTGGCCGTGGTCGCGGTGGTTCAGTTGCTGGCGGCGCCGCTGGTGGCGCTCGGCCTGGCCCTGGCGCTGGGCCTGCAGGGCGTCCCGGGGATTGGCACGGTGCTCGAGGCGGCGATGCCGGCGATGGTGCTGGGCATCGTGTTCTGCGACCGGTTCGGCCTCGATACCGGGCTCTATGCGGCCGCCGTCACCCTGACCACCGCGCTGTCGCTCGTCACCCTGCCGCTGTGGTACGCGCTGCTGCAGCTGCTGCCTGCGCTGCAGTAG
- the trxA gene encoding thioredoxin: MAVQELTQENFESTVTGNDIVIVDFWAPWCAPCRSFAPIFEAASENYQDVVFAKVNTEEQQALAAAFQIRSIPTLMIFREQVIIFSQPGMLSASQLEDVLGKARELDMAQVHEDIRRQQQAAGNGGA; the protein is encoded by the coding sequence ATGGCCGTCCAGGAACTCACTCAGGAAAACTTCGAATCCACCGTGACCGGGAACGACATCGTCATCGTCGATTTCTGGGCGCCGTGGTGTGCCCCCTGCCGGTCGTTCGCCCCGATCTTCGAGGCGGCCTCGGAAAACTATCAGGACGTGGTATTCGCCAAGGTCAATACCGAGGAGCAGCAGGCGCTCGCCGCCGCGTTTCAGATCCGCTCGATCCCGACACTGATGATCTTCCGCGAACAGGTGATCATCTTCTCGCAGCCCGGCATGCTCAGCGCGAGCCAGCTCGAGGACGTGCTGGGCAAGGCACGGGAACTGGACATGGCGCAGGTGCACGAGGACATCCGGCGGCAGCAGCAGGCAGCCGGCAACGGGGGTGCCTGA
- a CDS encoding LON peptidase substrate-binding domain-containing protein, translating into MKTLPVFPLNTVLFPDGLLPLRIFETRYIDMVRECMRGGGDGFVVVRIGQGSETSPAAEFAALGTRAEIIDWEQRPDGLLGILACGRERVRILGHRQRPDGLILGDTESVPEWPALDLPLEYASLAGLLERLLDQLGTPWSHLERRLQDSAWVAGRLIELLPLELDIKQSLLEEDDPLERLRRLRAAMLRTPDP; encoded by the coding sequence ATGAAGACCCTGCCCGTGTTTCCGCTCAATACCGTGCTGTTCCCGGATGGCCTGCTGCCGCTCCGGATCTTCGAGACGCGTTACATCGACATGGTGCGGGAATGCATGCGCGGCGGTGGTGACGGCTTCGTGGTGGTCAGGATCGGGCAGGGCAGCGAGACATCTCCGGCCGCGGAGTTCGCGGCCCTGGGCACCCGGGCCGAGATCATCGACTGGGAACAGCGGCCGGACGGGCTGCTCGGCATCCTGGCGTGCGGTCGCGAGCGGGTGCGGATCCTGGGCCACCGGCAACGACCCGACGGGCTGATCCTCGGCGACACCGAATCGGTGCCGGAGTGGCCGGCACTGGACCTTCCGCTCGAATACGCGTCGCTGGCCGGTCTGCTGGAGCGCCTGCTCGATCAGCTCGGAACGCCCTGGTCCCATCTCGAACGCCGGTTGCAGGATTCGGCGTGGGTGGCCGGACGCCTGATCGAGCTGTTGCCGCTGGAGCTGGACATCAAGCAGTCGCTGCTGGAAGAAGACGACCCGCTGGAGCGCCTGCGGCGGCTGCGCGCAGCCATGCTCAGGACACCGGATCCCTGA
- a CDS encoding flavin prenyltransferase UbiX: MAADDLALALTGASGAQYGIRLLECLVQSGAAIHLMLSRPAQVVLGLETDLSVPGRPAEIARFFADRFGASEGQIRCYGPEQWTAPVASGSAVPRAMVICPCSTATLSAVATGASRSLIERAADVVLKERRPLVLVVRETPFSEVHLRNMLQLARMGAVIMPANPAFYHRPQTLGDLVDFMVARILDHLDVAHDLVPRWGGPTPAGEDT; the protein is encoded by the coding sequence ATGGCGGCCGATGACCTCGCGCTGGCCCTGACCGGAGCGTCGGGTGCCCAGTACGGGATCCGCCTGCTGGAGTGCCTGGTGCAGTCGGGAGCGGCTATCCACCTGATGCTGTCGCGGCCTGCGCAGGTGGTGCTGGGTCTGGAGACCGACCTGTCCGTACCGGGGCGGCCGGCGGAGATTGCGCGCTTCTTCGCGGACCGTTTCGGCGCCTCGGAAGGGCAGATCCGCTGTTACGGTCCGGAACAGTGGACGGCCCCGGTGGCCAGCGGCTCGGCCGTACCGCGGGCAATGGTCATCTGCCCGTGTTCCACCGCGACGCTTTCGGCGGTGGCGACTGGCGCGTCGCGCAGCCTGATCGAGCGGGCCGCCGACGTGGTGCTGAAGGAACGGCGGCCACTCGTTTTGGTCGTGCGGGAAACGCCCTTTTCCGAGGTGCATCTGCGCAACATGCTGCAGCTGGCGCGCATGGGTGCGGTGATCATGCCCGCCAATCCCGCCTTTTACCATCGCCCGCAGACGCTGGGCGACCTCGTGGACTTCATGGTGGCCCGGATCCTGGATCATCTGGACGTCGCGCACGATCTCGTACCGCGCTGGGGTGGCCCGACCCCGGCCGGGGAGGACACATGA
- the mpl gene encoding UDP-N-acetylmuramate:L-alanyl-gamma-D-glutamyl-meso-diaminopimelate ligase produces MSGPIHVLGIGGTFMGGVAQLAAAAGIRVSGVDENLYPPMDGQLRQAGIPFREGYRPEDLPGDARIVVGNVMRRGMPVVEAMLDRGLEYSSGPQWLAERILHGRWVLAVAGTHGKTTTSSMLAFLLDRAGLDPGFLIGGVPRDFGVSARLGSGPFFVIEADEYDCAFFDKRAKFVHYRPRTLVLNNLEYDHADIYPDLASIQRQFHHLLRTVPGQGLILTNADSPALDQVLEQGCWTPVQRFGGGTAPDMAARALDAQASRFEVLADGRAVGQVHWALSGEHNMANALAALGAARHAGVALEQGIEILARFTGVRRRQELRGEVGGIRVIDDFAHHPTAIRLTLAGLRASGDAGRLLVALEPRSNTMRMGVHADTLGASLAQADGVYLLWPGTLDWSPQGLRSELGDRLTIGAQVPELVAAVAAAARPGDSVVIMSNGGFGGFHDALLQRLREKWDGGR; encoded by the coding sequence ATGAGCGGCCCGATTCACGTGCTGGGTATCGGGGGCACGTTCATGGGCGGGGTCGCGCAGCTGGCGGCCGCTGCCGGGATCCGGGTATCCGGCGTCGACGAGAACCTGTACCCGCCGATGGACGGACAGTTGCGCCAGGCCGGCATCCCGTTCCGCGAGGGGTATCGGCCCGAGGATCTCCCCGGCGATGCCCGGATCGTCGTGGGTAACGTGATGCGGCGCGGGATGCCGGTGGTCGAGGCCATGCTGGACCGCGGCCTGGAGTACAGCTCGGGGCCGCAGTGGCTGGCCGAACGGATCCTGCACGGGCGCTGGGTGCTGGCCGTGGCGGGCACGCACGGGAAGACGACGACCTCGAGCATGCTCGCCTTCCTGCTCGACCGGGCAGGGCTCGATCCAGGCTTCCTGATCGGCGGGGTGCCCCGGGATTTCGGCGTTTCCGCGCGGCTGGGCTCCGGCCCGTTCTTCGTGATCGAGGCCGACGAGTACGACTGCGCGTTTTTCGACAAGCGAGCGAAGTTCGTGCACTATCGGCCGCGTACGCTGGTGCTGAACAACCTGGAGTACGACCACGCGGATATCTATCCCGATCTGGCGTCGATCCAGCGCCAGTTCCACCATCTGCTGAGAACGGTACCGGGCCAGGGCCTGATCCTGACCAACGCCGACAGTCCCGCGCTCGACCAGGTGCTGGAGCAGGGCTGCTGGACGCCGGTGCAACGTTTCGGCGGCGGAACCGCTCCAGACATGGCCGCACGGGCGCTCGATGCACAGGCGTCGCGGTTCGAGGTTCTGGCGGACGGCCGTGCAGTGGGCCAGGTGCATTGGGCGCTTTCCGGTGAGCACAACATGGCCAATGCGCTGGCGGCACTGGGCGCGGCCCGGCATGCGGGGGTGGCGCTGGAGCAGGGGATCGAGATCCTGGCCCGGTTCACCGGGGTGCGGCGCCGGCAGGAACTGCGCGGCGAAGTGGGCGGGATCCGGGTGATCGACGACTTCGCCCATCACCCCACCGCGATCCGGCTGACGCTGGCGGGGCTGCGTGCGTCGGGCGACGCCGGGCGGCTGCTGGTCGCGCTGGAACCCCGATCCAATACCATGCGGATGGGCGTGCACGCGGATACGCTGGGGGCGTCGCTGGCGCAGGCCGATGGAGTGTACCTGCTGTGGCCGGGTACGCTCGACTGGTCGCCGCAGGGGCTTCGCAGCGAGCTGGGCGATCGCCTGACCATCGGTGCACAGGTTCCGGAACTCGTGGCGGCGGTGGCGGCTGCGGCCCGCCCGGGTGATTCAGTGGTGATCATGAGCAACGGGGGTTTCGGCGGGTTCCACGACGCCCTGCTCCAGCGCCTGCGGGAGAAATGGGATGGCGGCCGATGA
- a CDS encoding VacJ family lipoprotein, with product MKPALHRFLVPPAAVLLLSVVAGCASVPAEDRHPSDPFERYNRAVFAFNDGLDRAVLKPAAEAYQELPQPVRTGVGNFFSNLDDVVVLFNNVLQAKFHNAASDVSRLMFNTTFGVFGLFDVASPMGLAKNNEDFGQTLGYWGVPAGPYLQVPFLGPSTVRDAPARVVDVYTHPGRLVYSDHPDTVLALAALDLVHVRAGLLSTEDVLATISDDRYVALRDFWLQRREFLVRDGEMANDDAWLDELDALEELEALEAMEREDPPE from the coding sequence ATGAAGCCAGCATTGCACCGTTTTCTCGTTCCCCCTGCGGCGGTGCTGCTCCTGTCGGTCGTGGCCGGGTGTGCCAGCGTGCCGGCCGAGGATCGGCATCCTTCCGATCCGTTCGAACGCTATAACCGGGCAGTGTTCGCGTTCAACGACGGCCTGGACCGGGCCGTGCTCAAGCCGGCGGCGGAGGCCTATCAGGAACTTCCCCAGCCGGTACGCACCGGTGTGGGCAACTTCTTCTCGAATCTCGACGACGTGGTGGTGTTGTTCAACAACGTGCTTCAGGCCAAGTTCCACAACGCTGCCTCCGACGTTTCGCGCCTGATGTTCAACACCACGTTCGGGGTGTTCGGGCTGTTCGACGTCGCCAGCCCGATGGGTCTGGCCAAGAACAACGAGGATTTCGGGCAGACACTGGGATACTGGGGGGTGCCGGCCGGGCCGTACTTGCAGGTTCCGTTCCTGGGGCCCAGCACCGTGCGTGATGCGCCGGCGCGGGTGGTCGATGTGTATACCCATCCGGGGCGTTTGGTGTACTCCGATCATCCGGACACGGTGCTCGCGTTGGCCGCACTCGACCTGGTGCACGTGCGGGCGGGGCTGCTGTCCACCGAAGATGTGCTGGCGACGATCTCCGACGACCGCTATGTGGCGCTGCGGGACTTCTGGCTGCAGCGCCGGGAGTTCCTGGTCCGCGACGGCGAGATGGCGAACGACGACGCCTGGCTGGACGAACTCGACGCGCTCGAGGAACTCGAGGCGCTCGAGGCGATGGAACGGGAGGATCCGCCGGAATGA
- a CDS encoding argininosuccinate synthase has protein sequence MSTNVSRVVLAYSGGLDTSVILKWLQETYGCEVITFTADLGQGEEVEPARAKAEAMGVKEIYIEDLREEFVRDYVFPMFRANTLYEGEYLLGTSIARPLIARRMVEIANETGADAIAHGATGKGNDQVRFELGAYALKPGIQVIAPWREWDLTSRERLMAYAEQHAIPVDFAKQGKKSPYSMDANLLHISYEGGPLEDPWTEAEEDMWRWTVSPENAPDVSTSLEIGFERGDPVTLNGMPVTPAQMLAELNRIGGENGVGRLDLVENRYVGMKSRGCYETPGGTILLKARRALESLTLDREVAHLKDELMPRYASLIYNGYWWSPERRMLQAAIDQTQAVVNGSVRLRLYKGNVIVAGRRSQSDSLFDDAIATFEDDAGAFDQKDAAGFIKLNALRLRIAAGRNRSPL, from the coding sequence ATGAGCACGAACGTTTCCCGGGTGGTGTTGGCCTACTCGGGTGGATTGGATACCTCGGTGATCCTGAAGTGGCTGCAGGAGACCTACGGCTGCGAGGTGATCACTTTCACCGCCGACCTGGGGCAGGGCGAGGAGGTAGAACCGGCACGGGCCAAGGCCGAGGCGATGGGGGTGAAGGAGATCTACATCGAGGACCTGCGCGAGGAGTTCGTGCGCGACTACGTGTTCCCGATGTTCCGGGCGAACACGCTGTACGAGGGCGAATACCTGCTCGGCACCTCGATCGCCCGGCCGCTGATCGCGCGCCGGATGGTCGAGATCGCAAACGAGACCGGGGCCGATGCAATCGCACACGGCGCGACCGGCAAGGGCAACGACCAGGTCCGTTTCGAACTCGGCGCCTACGCGTTGAAGCCGGGAATCCAGGTGATCGCACCGTGGCGCGAGTGGGATCTGACTTCGCGCGAGCGCTTGATGGCGTACGCCGAGCAGCACGCCATTCCGGTGGACTTCGCGAAGCAGGGCAAAAAGTCGCCGTACTCGATGGACGCGAACCTGCTGCACATTTCCTACGAGGGCGGTCCGCTGGAAGACCCCTGGACCGAAGCCGAGGAGGACATGTGGCGCTGGACGGTATCGCCCGAAAACGCCCCGGACGTGTCCACATCGCTGGAGATCGGGTTCGAGCGCGGCGATCCGGTCACGCTCAACGGCATGCCGGTGACCCCGGCGCAGATGCTGGCGGAACTGAACCGGATCGGCGGCGAGAACGGTGTCGGGCGTCTGGACCTAGTCGAGAACCGCTACGTGGGCATGAAATCGCGCGGCTGCTATGAAACCCCGGGTGGAACGATTCTGCTGAAAGCGCGCCGGGCACTGGAGTCGCTGACGCTGGACCGCGAAGTCGCGCACCTGAAGGACGAGCTGATGCCCCGCTACGCGAGCCTGATCTACAACGGCTACTGGTGGAGCCCGGAGCGCCGGATGCTGCAGGCGGCGATCGACCAGACCCAAGCGGTCGTGAACGGCAGCGTGCGCCTGCGCCTGTACAAGGGTAACGTGATCGTGGCGGGTCGTCGTTCACAGAGCGACAGCCTGTTCGACGACGCGATCGCGACGTTCGAGGACGACGCTGGCGCGTTCGACCAAAAGGATGCTGCGGGCTTCATCAAGCTCAACGCGCTACGGTTACGCATTGCCGCCGGCCGGAACCGCAGCCCGCTGTGA
- a CDS encoding DUF2218 domain-containing protein, producing MIQSHGRVQTPIAEAMRERLCRHFAKKIPVRNGEREGVAQFPQGECRIGAEGDILRFFCVAADETALLQVQGVIDQHVAMFSRRARLAVHWERRARPSTRCTLSPDPG from the coding sequence ATGATCCAGAGCCACGGTCGCGTACAGACACCGATCGCCGAAGCGATGCGGGAGCGGCTGTGCCGGCACTTTGCCAAGAAGATTCCTGTCAGGAACGGCGAGCGGGAGGGTGTTGCGCAGTTCCCGCAGGGGGAGTGCCGGATCGGGGCCGAGGGCGACATCCTGCGGTTCTTCTGCGTTGCCGCCGACGAAACGGCACTGTTGCAGGTGCAGGGCGTCATCGACCAGCACGTCGCGATGTTCAGTCGCCGTGCTCGGCTCGCGGTGCACTGGGAGCGGCGCGCCAGACCGAGCACACGATGCACGCTTTCGCCTGACCCTGGGTAA
- a CDS encoding ABC transporter ATP-binding protein produces the protein MIELRAVSTGYRGRPVLANVHLAPVPSGALVAVVGPNAVGKSTLLRAVAGLRRYRGEILLDGHDLAWLSLTERLRRVGYLPQSLPQPSALVAYEVVLSALRAGCSDFGAREAEAAVDEVFGLLGLRELALRRLGELSGGQRQMIGLAQVIARRPRLLLLDEPTSALDLRWQIQVLEAVRGLALREAATCVLAIHDLNLALRFCDHVVVLGRGGVLAAGDPASTFDAELLQTAYGVSGRVERCSLGHQIVIVDGAGQPHHQDQEMH, from the coding sequence ATGATCGAGCTTCGCGCGGTCAGTACGGGCTATCGGGGCCGTCCCGTGCTGGCCAACGTCCACCTGGCACCGGTTCCGTCGGGTGCGCTGGTCGCAGTGGTCGGTCCGAACGCGGTGGGAAAGTCGACACTGCTCCGGGCCGTCGCGGGGCTGCGGCGCTACCGGGGCGAGATCCTGCTCGATGGGCACGACCTTGCCTGGCTGTCTCTGACCGAACGCCTGCGCCGGGTTGGATATCTTCCGCAGTCGTTGCCACAGCCATCGGCGCTTGTCGCCTACGAAGTCGTGCTGAGCGCCTTGCGCGCAGGATGCAGCGATTTCGGCGCCCGCGAAGCCGAGGCCGCCGTGGACGAAGTGTTCGGCCTCCTCGGTCTGCGCGAACTCGCGCTGCGCCGGCTCGGGGAGCTGTCCGGCGGACAGCGCCAGATGATCGGGCTTGCCCAGGTCATCGCCCGGCGGCCACGGCTGCTACTGCTCGACGAGCCGACCAGCGCACTCGACCTGCGCTGGCAGATCCAGGTGCTGGAGGCCGTGCGTGGCCTGGCCTTGCGCGAGGCTGCGACCTGCGTGCTGGCGATCCATGACCTCAACCTCGCGCTGCGTTTCTGCGATCACGTCGTCGTGCTCGGACGCGGCGGTGTGCTTGCGGCGGGCGACCCCGCCTCAACCTTCGATGCCGAGCTGCTGCAGACGGCCTACGGCGTCAGCGGGCGGGTGGAACGCTGTTCGCTCGGCCATCAAATCGTCATCGTGGACGGCGCCGGCCAGCCTCACCACCAGGACCAGGAGATGCACTGA